One window from the genome of Oryza glaberrima chromosome 3, OglaRS2, whole genome shotgun sequence encodes:
- the LOC127765319 gene encoding UDP-glycosyltransferase 83A1-like, translated as MAAATQLHVMVLPFPAQGHVIPLMELSHRLADQGFKIDFVNTEFNHDRVLKALAEKGAIPGGIRMLSIPDGLDPADDHTDIGKLVQVLPAAMLSPLEKMIRSEKIKWVIVDVSMSWALELATTMGVRIALFSTYSAAIFALRMNLPKLIEDGILDETGNVKKHEMVQLMPPIDAAEIPWVSLGSTQERRRYNIQNVFKTNRLMALAEMIICNTFREIESEALELLSNALPVGPLLAPASGPTGHFLPEDMTCLTWLDTQAPGSVIYVAFGSSTIFDVAQFHELANGLAVSDQPFLWVVRPNFTNGIQEDWFNEYKDRIKGKGLVISWAPQQRVLSHPSIACFMSHCGWNSTMEGVLHGVPFLCWPYFSDQFCNQSYICNVWKTGIKLCRDKQGVVTQEEIKNKAAQLLEDKEIKERAVTLKTTARASIQEGGSSHQNFLELVNLLREQ; from the exons ATGGCCGCTGCTACTCAACTTCATGTCATGGTGCTACCGTTCCCTGCACAAGGCCATGTCATCCCACTCATGGAGTTATCTCATAGGCTTGCTGATCAAGGCTTCAAGATTGACTTCGTAAACACTGAGTTCAACCACGACCGTGTCCTCAAGGCCTTGGCAGAGAAAGGAGCAATCCCTGGTGGAATTCGCATGCTCTCCATTCCAGATGGATTGGACCCTGCTGATGACCACACAGACATCGGCAAGTTGGTTCAGGTCTTACCAGCCGCTATGCTCAGCCCCCTGGAGAAGATGATTAGATCCGAAAAGATAAAGTGGGTAATAGTAGATGTATCCATGAGCTGGGCACTAGAACTGGCTACCACAATGGGTGTCCGTATTGCCTTGTTCTCAACTTACTCCGCAGCTATCTTTGCACTCAGGATGAACCTTCCTAAACTGATAGAGGATGGTATTCTTGATGAAACTG GGAATGTAAAGAAGCATGAGATGGTCCAACTGATGCCACCTATTGATGCAGCCGAGATCCCTTGGGTCAGCCTTGGCAGCACCCAAGAAAGACGGAGATATAACATCCAAAATGTCTTTAAGACCAACCGACTAATGGCACTTGCTGAAATGATCATCTGCAACACTTTCAGGGAGATAGAATCCGAAGCATTGGAACTCCTCTCAAATGCACTGCCTGTCGGCCCACTTTTAGCACCTGCTTCGGGGCCAACAGGCCATTTCTTGCCTGAAGACATGACTTGCCTCACCTGGCTCGACACACAGGCCCCCGGCTCCGTTATCTACGTGGCCTTTGGGAGCTCCACCATCTTTGACGTAGCTCAGTTCCATGAGCTTGCTAACGGGCTTGCCGTCTCTGACCAACCATTTCTGTGGGTTGTCCGACCTAACTTTACCAATGGAATCCAAGAAGATTGGTTCAATGAATATAAAGACCGTATCAAGGGCAAGGGGTTGGTTATTAGCTGGGCTCCCCAGCAACGAGTACTATCACACCCTTCAATCGCTTGCTTCATGTCGCACTGTGGGTGGAACTCAACAATGGAAGGTGTACTGCACGGTGTCCCGTTCTTATGCTGGCCTTATTTTTCCGACCAATTCTGCAACCAGAGCTACATATGCAATGTGTGGAAGACAGGCATTAAGCTTTGCCGAGACAAGCAAGGGGTTGTCACACAGGAGGAGATCAAGAACAAGGCGGCGCAGCTCCTAGAAGACAAGGAGATCAAGGAAAGAGCGGTGACACTGAAGACCACGGCCCGTGCAAGCATCCAAGAGGGAGGGTCCTCGCACCAGAACTTTCTCGAGCTTGTCAATTTGCTGAGAGAACAATGA
- the LOC127767044 gene encoding UDP-glucose 6-dehydrogenase 3 — translation MVKICCIGAGYVGGPTMAVIALKCPAIEVVVVDISKPRIDAWNSEQLPIYEPGLDEVVKECRGRNLFFSTDVEKHVAEADIIFVSVNTPTKTRGLGAGKAADLTYWESAARMIADVSKSDKIVVEKSTVPVKTAEAIEKILTHNSKGINYQILSNPEFLAEGTAIDDLFKPDRVLIGGRETAEGRKAVQALKSVYAHWVPEDRIITTNLWSAELSKLAANAFLAQRISSVNAISALCEATGANVTEVAYAVGKDSRIGPKFLNASVGFGGSCFQKDILNLVYICECNGLPEVANYWKQVIKINDYQKSRFVNRVVSSMFNTVSGKKIAVLGFAFKKDTGDTRETPAIDVCHGLLGDKAQISIYDPQVTEDQIQRDLAMGKFDWDHPMHLQPTSPTAFKQVSVVWDAYEATKNAHGLCILTEWDEFKTLDYQKIYDNMQKPAFVFDGRNVVDPEKLREIGFIVYSIGKPLDAWLKDMPAVA, via the coding sequence ATGGTGAAGATCTGCTGCATCGGAGCTGGGTACGTGGGCGGGCCGACCATGGCGGTGATCGCCCTCAAGTGCCCGGCGATCGAGGTGGTGGTCGTCGACATCTCCAAGCCGCGCATCGACGCCTGGAACAGCGAGCAGCTGCCGATCTACGAGCCGGGGCTCGACGAGGTGGTCAAGGAGTGCAGGGGCAGGAACCTCTTCTTCAGCACGGACGTCGAGAAGCACGTCGCGGAGGCGGACATCATCTTCGTGTCCGTGAACACGCCGACCAAGACGCGCGGCCTCGGCGCCGGCAAGGCGGCCGACCTCACCTACTgggagagcgcggcgaggaTGATCGCCGACGTGTCCAAGTCCGACAAGATCGTCGTCGAGAAGTCCACCGTGCCGGTCAAGACGGCCGAGGCGATCGAGAAGATCCTGACGCACAACAGCAAGGGCATCAACTACCAGATCCTCTCCAACCCGGAGTTCCTCGCCGAGGGCACCGCCATTGACGACCTGTTCAAGCCCGACCGCGTCCTCATCGGCGGCCGCGAGacggcggaggggaggaaggcCGTGCAGGCGCTCAAGTCGGTGTACGCGCACTGGGTGCCCGAGGACAGGATCATCACCACCAACCTCTGGTCCGCCGAGCTCTCCAAGCTCGCCGCGAACGCGTTCCTGGCGCAGAGGATCTCGTCGGTGAACGCCATCTCGGCGCTCTGCGAGGCCACCGGCGCGAACGTCACCGAGGTGGCGTACGCCGTCGGCAAGGACTCGAGGATTGGCCCCAAATTCCTCAACGCCAGCGTTGGATTCGGCGGCTCCTGCTTCCAGAAGGACATCCTGAATCTGGTGTACATCTGCGAATGCAATGGCCTCCCCGAGGTTGCGAACTACTGGAAGCAGGTGATCAAGATCAACGACTACCAGAAGAGCCGGTTCGTGAACCGGGTGGTGTCGTCCATGTTCAACACGGTGTCGGGCAAGAAGATCGCCGTGCTGGGGTTCGCGTTCAAGAAGGACACCGGCGACACGAGGGAGACGCCGGCGATCGACGTGTGCCACGGCCTGCTCGGCGACAAGGCGCAGATCAGCATCTACGACCCGCAGGTGACGGAGGACCAGATCCAGCGGGACCTCGCCATGGGCAAGTTCGACTGGGACCACCCGATGCACCTGCAGCCGACGAGCCCCACGGCGTTCAAGCAGGTGAGCGTGGTGTGGGACGCGTACGAGGCCACCAAGAACGCCCATGGCCTCTGCATCCTCACCGAGTGGGACGAGTTCAAGACGCTCGACTACCAGAAGATCTACGACAACATGCAGAAGCCGGCGTTCGTCTTCGACGGCCGCAACGTCGTCGACCCGGAGAAGCTCAGGGAGATCGGCTTCATCGTCTACTCCATCGGCAAGCCGCTCGACGCCTGGCTCAAGGACATGCCCGCCGTGGCATGA